CGATCCGCTGGCCTCGGCGGCTCGCGTGTACCTCGCCATGTCGACCCTGCGGCGCGTCGGCCTCGAAGGACACGTCGAGCGCACCCAGCGTGGTTATCGCCTCGTGCGCTCGGCCGACCTCGACATCGTCGATCCCAAGCTCGGCCCTCGCGAGCCCGAGTAGGCTCGCGCCGCCTTCGACCCGATCAGCTCAGAAGGAGCCGCTCAGCGACAGCCCGTTCGTGGTGCCGAAGATCGGCTGCACCCCGAGGTTCGAGCGGGACGCCGTGGTGGGCTCGGTCGCGGGCTTCGTGAAGAGGAGGTACGCGCCGATGCCGCCCGCGACGAGCGCGCCCGCCCCGAAGCCGATCGCGAGCGCGCTCGACGTGACGGCGGAGCGGTCCTTGTCGCAGTACGAGAGGCCGGTCGGGGGCGTGAGCGTGCCGCCCGCGACGTTGCGCTGGAGGTTCGCGTCCGAGCACGGGTCACCGCCGCGGTAGTCGTTGTTGGAGGTGGCCTTCCCACGCGCGGCCTCGAGCTCGGCCTTCAAATCGGACTCTTCGCCCTTCAGGCCGATCCACTTCGCGCCGAAGACGACGCTCGTGACGGCGAGCGCGCCGCCCACGACGAGGAGGCCACCGCCCACCACCGTCCGGGTAGGGAAAGGTGTGGACTTTGCGGGCGGCTCGCCAGGAGCCGCCACGTCGACGTCGATGACGACCTCGGCTCCGTTTTGGATGTCGACCTGCTTGGCGCGACGGCCCGACCCCGGGACCACGATCTCGATCGTGTGGTGCCCGCTCGGGAGCTCGATCGACGCTTTGCCCTTCTCGAGGGGGACCTTGCGCCCGCCGTCGACGATCACCTCGCCGCCGCCCGTGCCGGCGGTGACGACGAGCCGGCCCGCGCTCGTGCCCGTGAGCTCCTCGAAGAGCCTCTGGGCGAGCCCTTGGAGCTTCGCGTCGTTGTGGTCCTTCAGCATGTCCGAATAGGTCTCGCGGATGACGAAGTCGGGCTTTCCGCGGCGGAAGAGGTGAAGCTCCACGTTCACCTGCCCGCCGCCGCCGGCCTTGCTCATCACGCCCCACACGTACCTGTCGCTCTTCAGCGTGTCGGCGATGCGCTGCTGGCAGCTCGTGTCGGGTTTGGCGGAGCACTTGAGGGACGTCGTGAGCGAGCCGAGCGAAGGGCTCTTGTCGAGCAGCACCCACCCCGGCGCCTTTCGCGCGCGGACCTTCAGGGCCTCGGCGAGCGCGTCGGCTTGGTCTTGCACCTCGTCCGAGTCGATGCCGAGCACGGCGATGGTGCCCGGCGTGGGAGCGGGCCCGTCGGCGTGGGCCGCGAGGGGGGCGAGGGTCAAGCCGAGCACGACGGGAAGCGCGAAGAGGTGGCGAGCTTTCATAGACCTTCGGCGAGGTTACCGTGCCGGCCTTCGTGCCGTCGAGCCAATGTGCCGTCGCCCTCCGCGCGCGCTACGAAAGCGCCGCGCCGAGGCCCGTTCGTTGTCGGGAAGCGCCGCACATGGTGTACCGTGCGCGGCATGCGCATCACCGGCGGAGAGCTGAGATCGCGGAGGCTCGTGGCCCCGCGGTCGCAGGCCACCCGACCCACGCAGGATCGGGTGCGCGAGGCGCTCTTCTCCATCCTCGTGTCGCGCGGCACCTTCGACGACGGCCCCGCGGCGGTGCTCGATCTGTACGCGGGCACGGGGGCCCTCGCCTTCGAGGCGCTCTCTCGAGGAGCGGGGCGCGCCGTGCTGGTGGAGAAATCGCGCGAGGCCCTGTCGGCGATTCGCGAGAACGTGAGCGAGCTCGGGCTCTCCTCGCGGGTCACGGTCCTCTCGGCCCCTTGCGACAAGGCCCTCGCCGACCCGCGCCTCGCGGGCCCGTTCGACCTCGTCTTCCTCGATCCTCCCTACGCCGACCTCGCTGCCGCTGCCGCCGTCGTCGCGCGCTTGCCGTCTCGGCTCGCGCCCGGGGCCCGGGTGGTCCTCGAGCACGCGTCGGCCGATCCGTGCCCCACGATCGAGGGATTTTCTTTAGAAGATACGAGGGTTTATGGCGACACCGCGCTGTCGCTCCTCCTCCCCAGCGACGTGGGCCTTTCGCAAACTTGAAGGATGACGCGCCGAGCCCTGTATACTTGGGCGGTTTCGAGGCCCGTGGAAACCGCGCATCCCGATCGAGGACCCTAGGACATGAGCTCTCCGTCTACGCCCCCCGCTGCGGGCGTTCCCTCCGGTAACGGCAAGTACTACGCCATCGCAGTCGTGCTCCTCCTCCTCATCGGTGGTGTGATCTTCTGGCAGAAGTCGAAGAGCGATCCCACGCCGCCGCCGCCTCCTCCTCCGTCGGCCACCGCGTCGTACGCGCCGCCGCCGCGCAAGGTCGAGGACGACATCCCGCTCCCGCCCCCCGTCGAGGACGCGGGCCCCGAGACGGGCCCGAAGGTCGTGCAGAGCGGGCCTCAGACGTACGGCTGCGAGGTCAAGAAGTGCGCCGGCTCGCCCGCGGGCGACATGGAGTCGATGCTCGCGTTCCGCGCGAAGGCGGCCCACAAGTGCTACGACCAGGCGCTCGCGACCGACAGCACGCTCTCGGGCGGCGTCACGATCGCCCTCCGCATCGGCACGAACGGCGCGGCCTGTTCGGCCGGCGTCGCCTCGAACTCCACGGGCAACCAGGCGGTCGCTCAGTGCATCGCGAACGCCATGCGCAACGGCGCGTACCCCGCCCCGAGGGGCGGCTGCGTCGACGTGAACGTCCCGATTTCGCTCAGGAACAAGTGATGCGGGGCGCGCCGGCGCGTGGCTCTCGTTCCCTCGCGGGAGGCGTGAGGCTCGTCGCGTCGTGCGCGCTCCTCCTCGCCGTCGCGGCGGCCTGCGGAGAGACCCGCCGGCCTCTCGGCGACGAGTGCCTCCGCGACGACGATTGCCTCTCGAGCGCGTGCTCGGGGCGCGTGTGTGTCGCGCAGCCGCCTCTCTCGAGCGAGGATCTCGGCCCGCCCGATCGAGGGGCCAAGCTCCCCGACGCGACGACCAACCTGCCGCAAGACGCAGGGACCTTCGGTGGATGAGCCGGTCTTCGGTGTCCTCCTCGACGTCGCGTACCGAGGCACCACCTTCTCGGGCTTCGCGATCCAGAAGGAGGCTCGGACCGTCGAGGGGGAGCTCCGCGGCGCCATCCTCGCGATCGATCCGCGCGCCTCGACCACACGAGGGGTGAGCCGCACCGACGCCGGCGTTCACGCCGAAGACCAGAAGGTCGCGTTCGACGCGCGCCTCCCGGTGCCCCCGCGGGGCTGGGTGCTCGCCCTCAACAAGCACCTCCCCGACACCCTCGCCGTGCGGGCGGCGCGTTCTGTAAGTCCTGGATATAACCCACGATTTTCGAGCTTGTGGAAGCGCTACCGGTACCGCCTCCTGCTCGACAAGGTGCGCGATCCCGCGTTCGCCGACAGGTCGTGGCGCGTGGGATGGGACGTGTCGCTCGAGGCCATGCGCGCCGAGTGCGAGGCCGTGCTCGGGACCCACGACTTCGCCGCGTTCCGGAGCGCGGGCGACGAGCGCGAGGTGACCGTCCGCGACGTGAAGCGGCTCGAGATCGAGGTCGACCCGCGCGACCCTCGGCAGGTGGCGATCGCCATCGAGGGGAGCGCGTTCCTCTACAACATGGTCCGTATCGTGGTCGGCACGCTGGTCGATGTCGGGCGAGGGCACCTCGCGCCGGGGGCCTTCGCGCGCGCCCTCGCGTCGCTCGATCGCCGGGACCTCGGGCAGACGGCGCCCCCCGAGGGGCTCTGCCTCGAGCACGTCGAGCTCGCGCTACCCGAGGGGGCCTCGGCGCCCTGGCCGGGCTGAGGCTCGGACGGTGAGCCCCCGCGTCCACGTGCGAGCCCCGCGCCCGACCGACGGGCGCCGCCTCGCGGGGCTGTGGAAGGTCCTCTGGGACGTCCACGAGTCGTGGGGGAGCTACCCCGGCTCGACCGACCCCCGCGTCTACGACGACCTCGCCCAGCGCCTGTCCGACGAGGCCCGCGCGCGCGGGAGCTCTCCGCTCCATGGTCGTCACGTGCACCTCGTGGCCGCCGTCGGCGATTCGCCCGGCGAAGACTCGATCGCCGTAGGCCAGGTCGAGGGCTGGATCGATCGGCACGGCGAGAGCCCCAAGACGAAATGGACGTGCGAGGTGCGATCGCTCGTGGTCGCCGAGGACGCGCGGCACCTCGGGGCGGCCCGTGCCCTGCTCGACGAGCTCGCGAACGTCGCGCGGCACGCCCTGCATGGCGCCCCGGCGGTGCTCGCGGCCGAGGTGCTCGACGCGAACCCGGCGATGGCGTTCTACCGCAAGCTCGGCTTCGTCATGCCGGTGCACTCGGTGCGGGTCGCGACGTCGTCGGCGCGCGCGCAGGCTCCGGCTCCCGGGTTCGTCGGGCGCGTGGCCGTGCCCGAAGATGCCTTGCCCCTCGCGTTCCTCGACGCGAACCTCGCCGAGCGGCGGCGCCTCGTGGGCGACTCCCGCTTCGACGGCCCTCGGGCGCTCGACGCGGCGTTGGTCGACGCGATCGCGCTCCACCTCGGCAACGCCACGCGGCGTGCGCCGACCGATCCGGCCGAGGTGGTCGTGGTCGATCGCAGGAACGTGCCGCGCGCCTCGGCGACCCTCGTCTTCGCGACGCTCGAGCCTCCCTTCGTGCCCGGGGTGCGCGCCGTGCTCTCGCGCCCCTCGTTCGACGCGACCACCTCGCCGTACCTGCTCTTCCCGGCGCTCGTCCAGCTCGCGGGCAGGCTCGCGTGCCTCGCCGGCGCCGAGCACCTCGAGATCGTGGATCTGCCCGGGCTCGAGACCGACACGACCCGCGCCGCGCTCGCGACGGGGGCCGTGCCATGGTCGCGTGTGGCCCTCCGTAACGTCTGAAAACTACAGGGGTTACGCGTTCTCGAGGTGCTTCTTGACGAGCTCCCGCGACCACGCGTCGAGCTCGTCCCTCGCGCGCGGATCGAGCGCGACCTGGCTGGGCGTGCGCTCACGCTCGGCGTCGTAATAACGGCCCGACTCGCTCGCGAGCGAGGGATCCGTGGCGCATCGGAGCTGGGTCCTCGCGCCCTCTTCGTTCGTGACCATGAAGAGCTTGATGAGCCCGCGGAACGGCCAAGGCACCTTGCGCCATACGTCGGACGCGACGACGCCGGGGTGGAGCGAGTAGGTCGTCACCTTCGTGCCTCGCAGCGCCTCGGCGAGCGCCTTCGCGTGCAGCACGTTCATGAGCTTCGACTGGGCGTAGTACGCGAACGAGCCCGCGGCCGACGAGGCTGGGCGGCGGATCATGCCGACGTCGAGGGCCTTCTGCCGGAAGTGGGCGCGGCTCGCCACGTTGACGACGCGCGCCTCGGGGGCCTCGCGGAGGCGAGGCAAGAGCAGCTCGGTGAGCAGGAACGGGCCCACGTGGTTCGTCCCGATGGTGATCTCGTGGCCGTCTTTGGTCGTGCCGGTCGACCCGGCGAGGCCCGCGTTGTTCACGAGCACGTCGATGGGCGCGCCCGAGTCGAGGTAGGCCTTGGCGCACCGCTCGACCGCGTCGAGGCTCCCGAGGTCGAGGCTCACGAAGTCGAGCTTCGCGCCCGGCACCGCGGCCTCGATTTCGGCCATCACGGGCCGTGTTTTGTCCTCCGAGCGGCACGCGAGCACGACATGGCCGCCGCGGCGCGCGAGCTCGAAGGCGGTGGCCTTCCCGATGCCGGTGTTGGCGCCCGTGACGAAGAAGGTCTTCCCGGAGAGGCTCTGCATGGGGCGGCACTCTATCCACCGGGCCCGGCGAGGGAAGGGGAGAGGCGAAGAGGTGGCTCGTAAAGATCCGTGAGCGACTCCGTTGGACGGGTGGGCGCTCGCTCGCTCGGGCAAGCCTCGTAGCCCTTTGGTAGCCTCGAGGGGTGCTGCCGAACGCCACGCGGACCCCGCTCCTCTTCGACGCGTACCCGAGCCTCGCGCGGGCCCTCCCGTTCGTGCCTCTGTGCGACGTCCCCACGCCGGTCGAACCGTGCTCGGCGATCGCCGGCTACCTCGGCCGCCGCGAGGGCGTGGCCATGAAGCGCGACGATCGCATCTCGAGCCTCTACGGAGGCAACAAGGTGCGTCGGTACGAGCTCGTCTTGGGGGATGCGCTCGCGCGTGGGGCACGCCGTCTCGTCACGGTCGGCGGCATCGCGTCGACGCAGGTCATGGCGACGGTGCTCTTCGGCCGAGAGCTCGGCCTCGGCGTGCGTGCCGTGCTCTTCGACCAGCCCCTCACGACGTTCGCGCGCATGCAGGTCGCGGGTTACGCGAAGGGCGGCGCCGAGCTCGTGTACGGCGGAGGGTACGCCGAGACGGCCTACCGTGCGGTGCGGGCGATGGCCAAAAGTTCCGGAAATTACTTCATTTTTCCGGGGGCGTCGGGCCCGCTCGCGAACGTCGGGTACGTGGACGCGATGCTCGAGCTCGGGCGTCAGGTCGAGCGCGGCGAGGCCGAGCGGCCCGACGTGATCGTGCTCCCCACGGGCAGCTCGGGCACCCTCGCGGCGCTCGCGCTCGGCTGCGCGATGCTCGGCTGGGAGACCGAGGTCGTCGGTGTGCGCATCACCTCGCGCTTCGTCGCGAACCACGTCACGATCGATCGCCTCGTGCGCGCCACGTCGAGGTTCCTCCGTGCGCGCGCGCCTCGCTTCCCCGACTGCGCGCGCCGCGTCTCGTACTCGCTCTACCACGGCGCGATCGGCGAGGGGTACGGCTACCCGACGCCCGAGGCCGTCGAAGGCGCCGAGCAGCTCGAGGTGCTCACGGGCACGCGCGGCGAGGTCACCTACAGCGGCAAGGCCCTCGCCGGGCTACGCGCGCTCGTGGCCCACCCGAAGTACGCCAAAAAGTCGTTTTTGCTCTGGAACACGCTCTCCGCCACGCTCCCCGAGCACCACGGCGGCCGGGCGCTCGTGCCCAAGTCCCTCGCGTGGGTGTGGACCCGGCCCACCGTGGCCTAGCGGCCGGAATTTCCCCGAATTTGGAGTTTTTTGCGGCGCCGCGTACACCTTCGGCATGCGGTCTCGCACACCCTTCGTCGCCCTCTCGCTCGTGCTCTCCCTCAGCCTCGCCGGGGCGCTCGTGCCACACGTGTCGCACGCGCAGCCTCGAGAGACCCCGCAGACGCCCGCCGAGGCGCGGAAGCTCTCCGACGCGTTCGTCCAGGTCGCCGACAAGGTGAGCCCGAGCGTCGTGCAGATCGACGTGACCGCGAAGGACGAGCCCGATCCCGTGCTCAAGCTCTTCGGCCGCGGGAGCGACAGCCCCATCGCGCGCGGCACCGGCTCGGGCGTCGTCTTCACGACGGACGGCGCCATCTTGACGAACAACCACGTCATCGAGAACGCGCTCTCGCTCAACGTACGCTTCAAGGACGGCCGCCTCTTGCCGGCGAAGCTCGTCGGTCGCGATCCGGCCACGGATCTCGCGGTGATCAAGGTCGAGGGCACGCACCCCGCCGCGCGCTTCGCCGACTCGGACGCGAGCCGCGTGGGCGAGTGGGTGGTCGCGATCGGCTCTCCGTTCGGGCTCGGGTACTCGGTCACCACGGGCGTGCTGAGCGCCAAGGGGCGCGGCGGGCTCGGAATGAACGCCATCGAGGACTACCTCCAGACCGACGCGAGCATCAACCCAGGCAACTCGGGCGGGCCGCTCTGCGATCTCGAGGGCCGCGTCGTGGGCATCAACACGATGATCATCGGCAAGGGCAGCGGCATCGGGTTCGCCGTACCCGCTAACCTCGCGCGCCGTGTGGCCGAGCAGCTCCTCAAGAAGGGCAAGGTCGAGCGGGCCTGGATCGGTGTCGGCATCCAAGATCTCACCCCCGAGCTCTCGCAGGCCATGAAGCTCGATCCGCGCGCCGGCGTGCTCGTGAGCTCGATCACCCCGAACGGCCCCGCGCAGAAGGCGAACTTGAAGCCCGGTGACGTGATCGCGAGCGTGGCCGGGAAGTCCGTGCACGACGGGCGCGAGCTCGTCCGAGAGGTCATCGCGAACGACGTGGGCAAGCAGGTGCCCATCGAGGTGATCCGCGACGGCAAGCGTTACACGAGCCAGGTCATGCTGACCCCGCGACCCGAGGCAGCGGTGCCCCCTCTGCCGATGTCGCAGCCGATGCCGCAGCAGGGCGGGCTCGGCCTCACCGTGAGGGATCTCACCCCCGAGCAGGCGCAGTCGATAGGTCTCCCGGCGAAGTCCATCGCGGGCGTCGCGAACGTCGTCCCCGGGTCGGCCGCCGACAGAGCGGGCCTCCGGGTGGGCGACGTGCTGCTCGAGGTCGACGGGACGAACGACCCCACGGCCGTCCAGGTCCAGGACGCCGCGCGCGACGGGCAGATCCTGGTGCGCCTCCGCCGCAAGGACGTGGCCTTCTACGCCGTGGTCAAACGGTAAATGTGATTGACGAACTGCGTGGCCGGCCGAAAAACGGCTAGAAGGCCGGGCATGAAGGTCCTGGTCACCGGAGCGAGTGGGTTTCTCGGGAGTCACGTCGCGGAGCGCCTCAAGAAGCGCGGCGACGACGTGCGTGTGCTCGTGCGCAAGTCGTCGAACAAGAAGTTCCTCGACACGCTCGGCGTCGAGTACGCCTACGGCGCCATCGAGGACGCCGCGGCCGTCGAGGAGGCCGTGAAGGGCGTCGAGGCCATCGTGCACTCGGCGGGCATCGTGAAGGCCCGCACCGAGGACGAGTTCTTCGCCACGAACGTGCAGGGTACACGCAACATCCTCGAGGCCGCGCGGAAAGAGGCGCCTGGCCTCCGCCGCTTCGTGCACGTCTCGAGCCTCGAGGCGAGCGGCCCCTCCGCCGACGGTCGCCCCGTGCCAGCGTCGCAGGAGGCGCCCTGCACCGCGTACGGGCGCTCGAAGCTGCTCGCCGAGAAGGCCTGCCTCGACTTCAAGGACGGGCTGCCCGTGACCATCTTGCGCCCCACGGCGATCTACGGCCCACGGGACGTCGAGATCCTCGAGGCCTTCCGCTCGGTGAAGCGCCGCGTGCTCCCGATCACCGGGGACGGAAGTGTAAAGTACACGTTCATCTACGGGCCCGACTGCGCCGAGGCCTGCATCAAGGCCATCTCGGCCGACGTGCCGAGCGGCTCCACGTACTTCGTGGCCGACGGCGACGTATGGACGCAGAAGGACATGATGCAGACCATGGAGCACGCGTTCGGCACGCGCGCGCTCTTCCGCCAGGGCATCCCGTTCGGCGTCGTCAAGGCGGCGGCCTTCTTCGTCGAGGCGTACGGCAAGGCCGCGAACAAGCCGGTGATGCTCACCCGCGAGAAGGCCGCGATGCTCGAGAAGCACTTCGTGTGCGACCCCGCCGAGACCAAGAAGGCGCTCGGGTGGGAGCCCGAGGTGAGGTTCGAGGAGGGCTCCAAGCTCACCGCGCGCTGGTACGAGGCCGAGGGCTGGCTCTGAAGCCACGGTCACGACCTTCGAGCAAGACCGGCGATTCGGCGTGACGAGTCGGCGGGAGGGAAGGACCGGCGCCCACGAAGCGTACGCGTGCTCGGGCCGGCGGGTGATACCCTTCGGCCCGGAGGCTCCGTGCAGAACCGCTACCTCGTCACGTCGTCGGGCTCGAACGTTGGCTCTCGGGTGCTCCCCTCGCTGCTCACGTTCGGCGGGCTCTTGGGGCCCATCGTCGCATTTGCCGGCGTGGCCGCGTTCGCCGTAGAGCTCGTGAACAGGGCGCACCAGGACGAGGTCGTGGCGGCGGGGGGGATCTTCGCGTTCGTCGGGTTCATCACCGCGCTCGGGCTCGTGTGGTTCTGGATCTTCCGCTCGGCCGACAGGCTCCGTGAGTCCGAGCGGCTCGCGCTGGCGGGCGACATGCGCGCGAAGGAGCTCGCGCACTACGCGCTCGTCCGCGTCTTCCGCGGAGACTACCGCTCGCGTGCATTCTACAACCTAGGCCTCCTCGCCGAGCGCCACGGGGACTTCGCCGAGGCCCTCGATCTCTTCACGCGCGCGCGTGGGGCGCTGCCCATGTTCGCCGCGACGCGCGCCGCGAAGCGCATGTCGCTCATGTGCCAGGGGCACGCCGCGTTTACTGCCGCGGCCGTGGGAGACGTCGCGCGCGCGGGAGCCGCGCTCGGCGAGGCGCACAAGGCCATCCCCACGCTCTACACCTCGGGTGTGTTCGACGCGTTCTTCGACGACTCCCACATGGGCCTCGGGGCCGCCTCGATGAACCGCACCCTCGACGAGGTCGAGCAACGGCGCGATCCCCGCGCGATGGTGGCCTTCGCCGGTGCGCTGCTCGCCTACAAGAATGGGCACTTTCGTCAGTGTGTCGACGCGGCCTCGGCCGAAGAAGGCATGCTCCGCGCGAACCTCATGCCCCACGAGGGCGAGCTGCTCGAGTGGCTCAAGGTCGTCGCGCTCGCGAAGCTCTCGGGCGGCGAGTACCGCGCATCGACCACGGCGCCGCTCTCTCCCTGGGCCGAGAAGGCGCGCGGCGCGGCGTGAGGGCGTGTGACGTAAGGTCGCGAAACTAAGTGCGATTTCGGCGACGCCGGGCCACGACGAGGCCGAGCCCGAGGCCGATCGCCCACGGCGCGAGCCCCGAGCCGTCCCTCGCGGCCGAGCAGCCCGACGCCTCGGCGGGGAGGGGCGCGAGGGGCTCGCCGGTCTGGCCCTCGGGGATCGCGTCGGGCTCGGGGGCGTCGGGCTCGGGCGCGGGGTTGTTCGGGAGATCCGGCGGGTCGATCGGGGCGCCGCCGTCGACCTTGGGGCCTGCGTCGGTCGCGCCTCCGTCGGGGCAAGAAGGGCCGAGGCGAAAGCCTCCGATGGGCGACTTGGCGAGGCGGCTCTCGGTGCTCGGGCCGTATTGGCCGTCTTCGGCGATCGTGTCGGTCGGGTTGTTGCGGTTCCAGAGGCGCTGAAAGGCGCGCACCGAGAGGCCGGTGAGGCTCACGCCGCCCGCGGTGAAGTCGTAGTGGACCGGGTCGCTCGCGCCGAGCCAGCGCCACCCGTTGCCTTGGAAGCCCGCGCGCCAGCCGGCGTTGTCGTTCACGTCGACCGCCACGCCCGACTCGTGGTTGCTGCGCCCCGGCGAGGCCGCGAGCGAGATGCCGCACCGCCCGGTCTGGTACCAGCGGTAGAGGAGGTACTGCTGCGGGAGCGTTCGGAGCGCCGAGTTGACGACGAGCCTCACCGTGCGGGTCTTCGCCACGGCCCGGAGG
The sequence above is a segment of the Myxococcales bacterium genome. Coding sequences within it:
- the rsmD gene encoding 16S rRNA (guanine(966)-N(2))-methyltransferase RsmD, which codes for MRITGGELRSRRLVAPRSQATRPTQDRVREALFSILVSRGTFDDGPAAVLDLYAGTGALAFEALSRGAGRAVLVEKSREALSAIRENVSELGLSSRVTVLSAPCDKALADPRLAGPFDLVFLDPPYADLAAAAAVVARLPSRLAPGARVVLEHASADPCPTIEGFSLEDTRVYGDTALSLLLPSDVGLSQT
- a CDS encoding AgmX/PglI C-terminal domain-containing protein; translated protein: MSSPSTPPAAGVPSGNGKYYAIAVVLLLLIGGVIFWQKSKSDPTPPPPPPPSATASYAPPPRKVEDDIPLPPPVEDAGPETGPKVVQSGPQTYGCEVKKCAGSPAGDMESMLAFRAKAAHKCYDQALATDSTLSGGVTIALRIGTNGAACSAGVASNSTGNQAVAQCIANAMRNGAYPAPRGGCVDVNVPISLRNK
- the truA gene encoding tRNA pseudouridine(38-40) synthase TruA; protein product: MDEPVFGVLLDVAYRGTTFSGFAIQKEARTVEGELRGAILAIDPRASTTRGVSRTDAGVHAEDQKVAFDARLPVPPRGWVLALNKHLPDTLAVRAARSVSPGYNPRFSSLWKRYRYRLLLDKVRDPAFADRSWRVGWDVSLEAMRAECEAVLGTHDFAAFRSAGDEREVTVRDVKRLEIEVDPRDPRQVAIAIEGSAFLYNMVRIVVGTLVDVGRGHLAPGAFARALASLDRRDLGQTAPPEGLCLEHVELALPEGASAPWPG
- a CDS encoding GNAT family N-acetyltransferase — translated: MSPRVHVRAPRPTDGRRLAGLWKVLWDVHESWGSYPGSTDPRVYDDLAQRLSDEARARGSSPLHGRHVHLVAAVGDSPGEDSIAVGQVEGWIDRHGESPKTKWTCEVRSLVVAEDARHLGAARALLDELANVARHALHGAPAVLAAEVLDANPAMAFYRKLGFVMPVHSVRVATSSARAQAPAPGFVGRVAVPEDALPLAFLDANLAERRRLVGDSRFDGPRALDAALVDAIALHLGNATRRAPTDPAEVVVVDRRNVPRASATLVFATLEPPFVPGVRAVLSRPSFDATTSPYLLFPALVQLAGRLACLAGAEHLEIVDLPGLETDTTRAALATGAVPWSRVALRNV
- a CDS encoding SDR family NAD(P)-dependent oxidoreductase; translation: MQSLSGKTFFVTGANTGIGKATAFELARRGGHVVLACRSEDKTRPVMAEIEAAVPGAKLDFVSLDLGSLDAVERCAKAYLDSGAPIDVLVNNAGLAGSTGTTKDGHEITIGTNHVGPFLLTELLLPRLREAPEARVVNVASRAHFRQKALDVGMIRRPASSAAGSFAYYAQSKLMNVLHAKALAEALRGTKVTTYSLHPGVVASDVWRKVPWPFRGLIKLFMVTNEEGARTQLRCATDPSLASESGRYYDAERERTPSQVALDPRARDELDAWSRELVKKHLENA
- a CDS encoding pyridoxal-phosphate dependent enzyme, whose protein sequence is MLPNATRTPLLFDAYPSLARALPFVPLCDVPTPVEPCSAIAGYLGRREGVAMKRDDRISSLYGGNKVRRYELVLGDALARGARRLVTVGGIASTQVMATVLFGRELGLGVRAVLFDQPLTTFARMQVAGYAKGGAELVYGGGYAETAYRAVRAMAKSSGNYFIFPGASGPLANVGYVDAMLELGRQVERGEAERPDVIVLPTGSSGTLAALALGCAMLGWETEVVGVRITSRFVANHVTIDRLVRATSRFLRARAPRFPDCARRVSYSLYHGAIGEGYGYPTPEAVEGAEQLEVLTGTRGEVTYSGKALAGLRALVAHPKYAKKSFLLWNTLSATLPEHHGGRALVPKSLAWVWTRPTVA
- a CDS encoding trypsin-like peptidase domain-containing protein, which codes for MRSRTPFVALSLVLSLSLAGALVPHVSHAQPRETPQTPAEARKLSDAFVQVADKVSPSVVQIDVTAKDEPDPVLKLFGRGSDSPIARGTGSGVVFTTDGAILTNNHVIENALSLNVRFKDGRLLPAKLVGRDPATDLAVIKVEGTHPAARFADSDASRVGEWVVAIGSPFGLGYSVTTGVLSAKGRGGLGMNAIEDYLQTDASINPGNSGGPLCDLEGRVVGINTMIIGKGSGIGFAVPANLARRVAEQLLKKGKVERAWIGVGIQDLTPELSQAMKLDPRAGVLVSSITPNGPAQKANLKPGDVIASVAGKSVHDGRELVREVIANDVGKQVPIEVIRDGKRYTSQVMLTPRPEAAVPPLPMSQPMPQQGGLGLTVRDLTPEQAQSIGLPAKSIAGVANVVPGSAADRAGLRVGDVLLEVDGTNDPTAVQVQDAARDGQILVRLRRKDVAFYAVVKR
- a CDS encoding NAD-dependent epimerase/dehydratase family protein, producing the protein MKVLVTGASGFLGSHVAERLKKRGDDVRVLVRKSSNKKFLDTLGVEYAYGAIEDAAAVEEAVKGVEAIVHSAGIVKARTEDEFFATNVQGTRNILEAARKEAPGLRRFVHVSSLEASGPSADGRPVPASQEAPCTAYGRSKLLAEKACLDFKDGLPVTILRPTAIYGPRDVEILEAFRSVKRRVLPITGDGSVKYTFIYGPDCAEACIKAISADVPSGSTYFVADGDVWTQKDMMQTMEHAFGTRALFRQGIPFGVVKAAAFFVEAYGKAANKPVMLTREKAAMLEKHFVCDPAETKKALGWEPEVRFEEGSKLTARWYEAEGWL
- a CDS encoding tetratricopeptide repeat protein, with the protein product MQNRYLVTSSGSNVGSRVLPSLLTFGGLLGPIVAFAGVAAFAVELVNRAHQDEVVAAGGIFAFVGFITALGLVWFWIFRSADRLRESERLALAGDMRAKELAHYALVRVFRGDYRSRAFYNLGLLAERHGDFAEALDLFTRARGALPMFAATRAAKRMSLMCQGHAAFTAAAVGDVARAGAALGEAHKAIPTLYTSGVFDAFFDDSHMGLGAASMNRTLDEVEQRRDPRAMVAFAGALLAYKNGHFRQCVDAASAEEGMLRANLMPHEGELLEWLKVVALAKLSGGEYRASTTAPLSPWAEKARGAA
- a CDS encoding D-alanyl-D-alanine carboxypeptidase family protein — translated: MARALALPLVLAALGLTFAAAGCDSEPSSSIHDDEPTGEVSSALVDGDPVSKAVTDSCTTASVKGLGTQLVGEIQCLRPGTMARIDDIPNTTLGSAVFPFLQAPAATSLRAVAKTRTVRLVVNSALRTLPQQYLLYRWYQTGRCGISLAASPGRSNHESGVAVDVNDNAGWRAGFQGNGWRWLGASDPVHYDFTAGGVSLTGLSVRAFQRLWNRNNPTDTIAEDGQYGPSTESRLAKSPIGGFRLGPSCPDGGATDAGPKVDGGAPIDPPDLPNNPAPEPDAPEPDAIPEGQTGEPLAPLPAEASGCSAARDGSGLAPWAIGLGLGLVVARRRRNRT